One stretch of Litoribrevibacter albus DNA includes these proteins:
- the hemJ gene encoding protoporphyrinogen oxidase HemJ, producing the protein MTYLWVKAFHIIAVVCWFAALFYLPRLFVYHAMSDDETSKERFKIMERKLYRGIMTPSAVVSVALGIWLVSLMPNIYMSGGWFHAKVTMVLLLVIYHAICGYHLKQFKADKNTKSHVYFRWFNEMPVLLLIGIIIMVVVKPF; encoded by the coding sequence GTGACCTATTTGTGGGTGAAAGCCTTTCATATTATTGCCGTTGTATGCTGGTTCGCGGCATTGTTTTATCTGCCTCGCTTGTTTGTTTACCATGCCATGTCGGACGATGAAACTTCCAAAGAACGCTTTAAAATCATGGAGCGAAAACTGTATCGAGGCATCATGACGCCTTCCGCCGTAGTCTCCGTAGCTTTAGGTATCTGGCTAGTGTCTTTGATGCCGAATATTTATATGTCCGGTGGTTGGTTCCACGCTAAAGTGACCATGGTACTGTTGTTGGTGATTTATCATGCGATCTGCGGCTACCACCTTAAACAGTTCAAAGCAGATAAAAATACAAAGAGCCATGTCTATTTCAGATGGTTCAATGAAATGCCAGTACTCTTGCTGATTGGTATTATCATTATGGTAGTGGTTAAACCCTTTTAA